Proteins from a genomic interval of Polaribacter sp. Q13:
- a CDS encoding glycoside hydrolase family 2 protein, with protein sequence MKIFLITFIYLILAIGLNAQSFIMNPYGRDNTKLLNGKWNAIVDQYSRGEKKQFYLNQIATEDTKFLEYGFEGAMRLDVPGDFNSQYPELKYYEGDIWYQRYFEANKQNHKRSFIYFAGVSYEATVWLNGKKVGNHEGGFTPFQFEVTDLLKEGKNDIVVKVNNNRKKDRIPAMNFDWWNYGGILRDVFLVQTPDTFIRDYKIQLKKNEKKIISGYVQLDGAKLSQQVTVSIPELKIEKIVSTNNNGYASFEIKAKPKLWNPDSPKMYNVSIISEQKEQVKDEIGFRNISVNGDDILLNGEKVFLKGVNFHEEIPQRLGRAYSTADAAMIIEEVTALGCNFIRTAHYPQNEHIIRLAEKKGLMIWEEIPLWQGIDFKNPVVLDKAINMLREMIYRDKNRAGIIIWSVANETKPSNYRDKVLTDLINLAHELDDTRLVGAAFDNPRYDPETSTFNIKDDISKIVDVVGVNKYMGWYMPWPTDPSNIKWNVALDKPLIMTEFGCESLYGKIGDKDKAHSWSEDYQKDLYLKNLEMFKNIPNLSGTSPWVLFDFRSPYRCHPKNQEGWNRKGLISDKGQRKKAWFVMKNYYNNIDMK encoded by the coding sequence ATGAAAATATTCTTAATTACATTCATCTATCTTATACTTGCTATTGGTTTAAATGCTCAAAGCTTTATAATGAACCCTTATGGCAGAGACAATACCAAATTATTAAACGGAAAATGGAATGCGATAGTCGATCAATATAGTAGAGGAGAAAAAAAGCAATTTTATCTGAATCAAATTGCTACAGAGGACACTAAGTTTTTAGAATATGGATTTGAAGGAGCTATGAGGCTCGATGTTCCCGGAGATTTCAACTCACAATACCCAGAGCTAAAATATTATGAAGGAGATATTTGGTATCAACGTTATTTTGAAGCAAACAAACAAAACCATAAACGATCTTTTATTTATTTTGCCGGAGTAAGTTACGAAGCAACTGTTTGGTTGAATGGAAAAAAAGTAGGAAATCATGAAGGAGGTTTTACACCATTTCAATTTGAAGTAACCGATTTATTGAAGGAAGGCAAAAATGATATTGTTGTTAAAGTAAATAATAACAGAAAAAAAGATCGGATACCAGCTATGAATTTCGATTGGTGGAATTATGGTGGAATTTTAAGAGATGTATTTCTTGTTCAAACACCAGATACTTTTATTCGTGATTACAAGATACAATTAAAGAAAAATGAGAAAAAAATAATTTCTGGTTATGTACAGTTAGATGGAGCAAAATTATCGCAACAAGTAACCGTTTCTATTCCTGAACTGAAAATTGAAAAAATTGTTAGCACCAACAATAATGGATATGCTTCTTTTGAAATAAAAGCAAAACCAAAATTATGGAATCCTGATTCCCCAAAAATGTATAATGTATCTATTATTTCAGAGCAAAAAGAACAAGTAAAAGATGAAATTGGATTCAGAAATATAAGTGTAAATGGAGATGACATTCTTCTAAACGGTGAAAAAGTATTCCTTAAAGGGGTTAACTTTCATGAAGAAATACCACAACGCCTAGGACGTGCTTATTCAACTGCCGATGCAGCTATGATTATAGAAGAAGTTACTGCATTAGGTTGTAATTTTATACGTACTGCTCATTATCCTCAAAACGAACATATCATCCGCTTGGCAGAAAAAAAAGGACTGATGATTTGGGAGGAAATTCCTCTTTGGCAAGGAATTGATTTTAAAAACCCTGTTGTACTAGACAAAGCAATAAATATGCTACGTGAAATGATTTATCGCGATAAAAACAGAGCAGGAATTATTATTTGGAGTGTAGCAAATGAAACGAAGCCTAGTAATTATAGAGATAAAGTGCTTACAGATCTAATTAATCTAGCCCATGAGTTAGATGATACGCGCCTTGTTGGAGCTGCTTTTGACAATCCACGTTATGATCCTGAAACTTCCACGTTTAATATAAAAGATGATATCTCAAAAATTGTTGATGTGGTAGGAGTAAATAAATATATGGGATGGTACATGCCATGGCCAACCGACCCATCAAATATAAAATGGAATGTAGCTCTTGATAAACCTCTAATTATGACAGAGTTTGGCTGTGAGAGTTTATATGGAAAAATAGGCGATAAAGATAAAGCACATTCTTGGAGTGAAGATTACCAGAAAGATTTATACTTAAAAAACCTTGAAATGTTCAAAAACATTCCGAACCTTAGCGGAACGAGTCCGTGGGTATTATTCGATTTTCGCTCACCATATAGATGCCACCCTAAAAACCAAGAAGGATGGAATCGTAAAGGACTTATTTCTGATAAAGGACAACGTAAAAAAGCTTGGTTTGTGATGAAGAATTATTATAATAATATTGATATGAAATAG
- a CDS encoding NAD(P)-dependent oxidoreductase: protein MKVTIIGAGGNIGQRITKEAATRNHELQLVTSKDSRFFGLNNVSIEKADIFDVNTLAEIFKSSDVVISAYAPPLENTDLIIDASKALVAAAKKANVRLIAVGGAGSLKVSEDLLLVDTPEFPAAYKAVAVSHQKALENIYLKESVLNWTNVSPSAYIFEGERTNKFRVAGDYLLANDKGESSISMEDFAVGIMNEVEKPAYSKKRFTIGY, encoded by the coding sequence ATGAAAGTAACAATTATTGGAGCTGGTGGAAACATCGGACAAAGAATTACAAAAGAAGCAGCAACAAGAAATCATGAATTACAACTAGTTACCTCAAAAGACAGTCGTTTTTTTGGATTAAATAATGTTAGCATAGAAAAAGCTGACATTTTTGATGTAAACACTCTAGCAGAAATTTTTAAGAGTAGTGACGTTGTTATAAGTGCTTATGCGCCACCGCTAGAAAATACAGACTTAATTATTGATGCTTCTAAGGCACTAGTAGCAGCTGCAAAAAAGGCCAACGTTAGATTAATAGCTGTAGGAGGAGCCGGTAGTTTAAAAGTAAGTGAAGATTTGCTATTAGTAGATACCCCAGAATTTCCAGCAGCTTATAAAGCTGTTGCAGTTTCTCACCAAAAAGCATTGGAAAACATATATCTTAAAGAATCTGTATTAAACTGGACAAACGTTTCACCATCTGCTTATATTTTTGAAGGAGAAAGAACTAATAAATTTAGAGTTGCAGGTGATTACTTGCTCGCTAATGATAAAGGTGAAAGCTCTATTTCTATGGAAGATTTTGCTGTAGGAATTATGAACGAAGTTGAAAAACCTGCTTATAGTAAAAAACGTTTTACAATTGGGTATTAG